GTTCGAGTCGTAGCTCGAGACGAGCCAGTTGCCCGTCGCCGGGTCGCGGAGGATGGCGCTCGGGCGGCGCAGCCGGCCGAACGGCGGTGCCGGCGAAGGGTCGCCGTCGGCGATGACGAACTCGCTGTCGAACCGCCCGGGCGTGCGCGCGGTGTTCTGGTCGACCCGCACCGTGATCATCAGCGTTTCCATCTGGGCGATGGCGAGGTTGCCGACCGTCCAGATCCCGGTGACGTTGTTGTAGCTGCCCTGGGTGGCCGTGCTGCTGACGTAGATCAGGCCCGGCGGCAGCTGGTCGAGGACGGTCACGCCGGTGGCGGCGTAGCGACCGTCGTTCTGGACCTTGATCTCGAACGTGATGACCTCGTCCTCGCACGGCATCGGGTTGTCGACGCGCTTGAAGACGACCCGCAGGTCGGCGCCGGCCGGAGGCGGCGCGATGAACTTCACCGCGAGGTCCTCGTGGACGATCGGCGCGCCGATCCCGCCGCCCGGGTTGCAGCCGTAGGTCAGCCCGAGCGTGCCGTTCGGACCGTCCAGCCCGACCGTGGCCGAGCGCCCGCCGCTGCGGTCGCCGCCGGTGGCGATCGCGTTGACGAGCGTCGCGGCGGTCGTCATCACCTGGTTGTTGAACCGGCTGCCGATGTACAGCCGGCCGTCCGGGCCGAACGACAGCATGCGCGGCCCGTCGAGGCCGCCGCTGCCCGTCGGCGCGAACGTGCCGATGAAGGCGCCGGTCGTGCCATGGTAGGCGAGAACCCGATCGTTGGACTGGTTCGTGACGTATAGGTTGTTGTCCAGACCCCCGAAGACGATGCCGGCCGGCTCATCCAGGCCGCCGCTGCCGGCGGCGACGAAGTTGCTGATGAACGCGCCGGTCGTCCCGTTGTAGCGCTTGACCTGGTCCGTCTGGAAGCTCGACACGTACAGGTCCCCGCCCTGGAACACGATCCCGAGCGGGACGTCGAGTCCGCCGCTGCCGGCGGTAACGAAGTTGCCGATGTACGCGCCGGTCGTCCCGTTGTAGCGCTTCACCTCGTCCGTGTTGATGCTCGCGACGAACAGGTCGCCGCCCGTCCCGAACCGCAGGCCGTGCGGGCCGTCCAGGCCGCCGTCCTCGTCGATGACGAGCGTGACCGGATCGTCCTCGACGAACTCGTCGATGAACGCGCCCGTAATGCCGTTGTACTCGATGACCTCGTTGGAGAAGATGCTCGACACGAACAGGTTGCCGTTCGGACCGAACACGAGGTCCTGCGGCCCGTTCAGGCCGCCTGAACCAGCGCTCACGAACACACCGACGAACGCGCCGGTCGTGGCGTTGTAGCGGAGCACCTCGTTCGTGGAGCGGCTCGAGGACGTACAGGAAGCCACCGTTGAAGACAAGCCCTTCCAGGGAACGACGGCAGGGTGGGCGAAAGGAACGTCACGAGGTCGACGTCGAACTCGAGGACGCGGTTCGAGCCGTGGCTGACGACGTACAGGTTGCCGACGCTGTTGAAGCGGATGTAGCGCGGCTCGTTCAGGCCGTTCAGTCCGGGCGCCACGGCGACGTTGAAGAAGCTGCCGTTGCCGCCCGCGTAGCGCAGCACCCGGTCGTTGTTCTCGCTCGCGACGTACAGGTTCCCGTCGGCCGGGCCGAACGCGAGACCGCGCGGACCGTCCAGGCCGCCCGAGCCGCTCGCGACGAACGTCCCCGAGCAACGCGCCGGTCGAGCCGTCGTACCGAGCACCGTGTCGGTGTTGTAGCTGCTCACGTAGAGGTGGCCGTCCGGCCCCGAACACGAGATCGTCCGGGCCGTCAGGCCCGCCGGAGCCCGCGGCGACGAACGTGCTGATGAACGCGCCCGTCGTGCCGTTGTAGCGCAGGATCCGGTCGTTGTTGAAGCTGCTGACGTAGAGGTTGCCGTCCGGCCCGTAGCGCAGGCCGCGCGGCCCGTCCAGCGCGCCGGAGCCCGCGCCGACGAACGTCGCGAGGAAGAAGCCGTCGTTCAGCTGCGTGCCGGGGTGGGCGCCGTTGTAGAGGAGCACGCGGTCCGTGTGGAAGCTGCTGACGAAGACTTCGTCCACCCCGTCCGCCGTCGGGTCGCCCGTTCCGCCGGCCACGCCGTCACCGATCGTCATGCCGGAGGGTCCGTCGAGGCCGGCTTCGCCGCTGCGGATGTGGACGCCCTCGAAGGTGCCGGGCGTCGTGAAGCGCGTCACCTTGTCGCCCGTCTCGCTGCTGACGAGCAGGCGGTTGTCCGGCGACGGGTAGAGGGCGAGCGCGTCCGGCTGCCCGCTGTCGACGTTCAAGTACTCGACCCGGATGTCGCTGCTGCGCTCCAGGATCTGGATCTGGAAGATGACCGTTTCGGCCGCTTCGTTGAAGTGGCTGACCTGTTCCCACTGGGCCACGAACACCCGGTTCGGCGCCGTGCCGAAGGTGTAGGTCAGGATCCGGCCGTTCGTCGCCACGCGCCAGTCGTCCCACAGGCCGAAGATGCTGCCGCCCGCGGGTGCACCGCCGGTCGGGGGGCACGCGTTGGA
Above is a window of Candidatus Avedoeria danica DNA encoding:
- a CDS encoding DUF11 domain-containing protein codes for the protein MLPDFSFTYFDQVYTSVFVCGNGQISLGGPDNRFSNACPPTGGAPAGGSIFGLWDDWRVATNGRILTYTFGTAPNRVFVAQWEQVSHFNEAAETVIFQIQILERSSDIRVEYLNVDSGQPDALALYPSPDNRLLVSSETGDKVTRFTTPGTFEGVHIRSGEAGLDGPSGMTIGDGVAGGTGDPTADGVDEVFVSSFHTDRVLLYNGAHPGTQLNDGFFLATFVGAGSGALDGPRGLRYGPDGNLYVSSFNNDRILRYNGTTGAFISTFVAAGSGGPDGPDDLVFGAGRPPLREQLQHRHGARYDGSTGALLGDVRRERLGRPGRSARSRVRPGRREPVRREREQRPGAALRGRQRQLLQRRRGARTERPERAALHPLQQRRQPVRRQPRLEPRPRVRRRPRDVPFAHPAVVPWKGLSSTVASCTSSSRSTNEVLRYNATTGAFVGVFVSAGSGGLNGPQDLVFGPNGNLFVSSIFSNEVIEYNGITGAFIDEFVEDDPVTLVIDEDGGLDGPHGLRFGTGGDLFVASINTDEVKRYNGTTGAYIGNFVTAGSGGLDVPLGIVFQGGDLYVSSFQTDQVKRYNGTTGAFISNFVAAGSGGLDEPAGIVFGGLDNNLYVTNQSNDRVLAYHGTTGAFIGTFAPTGSGGLDGPRMLSFGPDGRLYIGSRFNNQVMTTAATLVNAIATGGDRSGGRSATVGLDGPNGTLGLTYGCNPGGGIGAPIVHEDLAVKFIAPPPAGADLRVVFKRVDNPMPCEDEVITFEIKVQNDGRYAATGVTVLDQLPPGLIYVSSTATQGSYNNVTGIWTVGNLAIAQMETLMITVRVDQNTARTPGRFDSEFVIADGDPSPAPPFGRLRRPSAILRDPATGNWLVSSYDSNEVLRYSSTGAFVDIFVDRQPDVDCDVPGLGCLRGPVGLAIRAGVLYVASNQTNQVLQFDATTGAPLGEFVGPNPLFPFPNGIAGPRGLVFDGAGNLYVSNALNSQVRRYNTAGGFTGVVAAHKDDPSPGVFGMFPNSTLSGPDGIVFGPDRNGDTIADLYVASRNSSEILVFNVVASAQIGTGALFDATDGLSGPTGIVLSPDQRYLYVANRGLSQVLQLDLVFLGPGLPIIASNQNGLVGPEALAIDPVSGNLLVASTDSHQILGFGRMVSGTFEGVFDNTGVDGIRALKMSFLDQQLYAAIVDPSNNDEVIIRRYNPTTGSESATPFFDANLLNAACGIGIGSINNVFDMEITADGKLVFLTLNVSCTFTTIDSAIVVLNGPTSTSPGSVVGSTPMDGPGAFGLAIGDGDDVFVARDHFFFPDDILRFDGATGAFLGVFSSGGLLNDPRGLAYAPDGNLYVANRGPNNILRVNAAGVASDPAGFNPAGFIEDVFYGLDGNLYGTTHPGAVERWNFLTGAALPSFGGGVLSVPGDIVFLPDGDALVADRGNNRIVRFDGHAAFFGVFAQVRYSATVPGLNCARYLTFGPDGNLYVSSEFTDRVLRYNGTTGAFIDTFVDETSGLDGPRDLVFGPDGRLYVASYNNNQILRYNGTTGAYEGTPYVPGFFGSGACRVRRASRSTGRRPALRLEQHRQPDPALLRHRLPARLPDPAAVRRLRRLAVPHRPARSRLGPGRRPLRLDAERDLPVRRGHGRVRPGLLARRTAGRRGRPHVRPGRQPVRRLERQLPGPRLPGPAGRLPDVAR